The Thermococcus eurythermalis genomic sequence GTCATCGAGTATCAAAAAGTCCGCCCCGAGGTCAATTGCGAGGGCTATTGCCTCGGATTCACCGGCTCCGAGAAGCTTCGAGAGGGCGCTGACAAGGGGTCGGTTCTCCGGAGGCGTGACTTCTATCCACTTCGGAAGCTCCCCCCCGAACTCTCTGCGCACAGCTGGTGGAATGAAAACCTTTCCAAAAACTTCGTGGAGAATCCCGAGCTTTCCGATGTTGGACAACCCTATTGGGGGACTCGTGTTCGATACCACCTTCATTCCAGACCCTCTATGGTCTTTATATCTGCTTCTGCCTCTTTCATCGTGTAGTTTATTGGGACGTCCCTCTTTCTCAGCTCGTAGAGGAATTCCCTTAGGTTCAGGCCCGCGAATTCCGCGGCCTTCCCGAGGCTTAGCCTACCCTCGCGGTACAGTTCTATGGCCGCGAGCAGAAGAAGCTCCCGCTCAGGTTTCGGGCCGAGGAACTCGCGAAGCGTGGTAGAGGTTACACCCTCCATGTTCTCACCTGAAGTGTAGTCTTTGGAGAAATATTTAGGGATTTTGCCTCCCTGAAATGAATGGAAAAGAAAACTCACAGCTTCTCAGCAAGCTCCCTGATCTTTTCGGCGAACTCTGTCTTCATGAGCTCCTCGACGTTGCCAATCTTCGCGTCGAGGCCCGGATAGAACGGTATGCTGATGAGGTAGGGCACGCCGTAGCGCTCGGCCAGCTTCCTAACGTCCTCTTCTTCGTCCATTTGCTCCGAACGGAGAATCATGTTCTCGACGAGGCCGAGGACTTTGTGCTTCTCCTCAAGAAGGAGCTGGATGAGCTTTTCCACGACGTTGAGGGCGAGCTTTGACGGAGTTGCAACGACCAAGAACTCCCCCCTCCTGAGGAAGCGGAGGACATCTAACAGCTGGTCGCCGAGTCCCGGTGGCATATCGATGACGAGGTAGTCAAGCTCGTCCCAGCGCGTTATCGTCAGGAGCTCGATGAGGGCGTCGCTGATTTCCTTCCCGCGGAGCGGTGTGGGTCTGTTCTCGGTGTAGTAGGCGATGCTCATGAACTTTATCCCGTGAACGGTAGGCGGAACTACTCCCCTGTCCTCCTCCGGGAACTCCTTCGGCTCGAAGCCGAGAATCACGTGGTCACTTGCCCCGTGAAAGTCGAGGTCGAGCAGGCCGACCCTATAACCCTTCTCGGCCAGGGCCAGTGCGAGGGTCGTCGAGACGAGCGATTTTCCAACTCCTCCCTTTCCGCTGACGACGGGGATTATCCTCTTGACATTCTCAAGCCTTGCGCTTATAGCAATCTCGCGCGGGTCAATCATACCCCTCCCTCCTTCTCAATCATAATCCCCGCGACGTAAACGCCCCTTCCCTGGACGACCTCAAAGTCGTGGCTCCCGCACTTCGGGCATGCCAGAAACGCGTGAACGACCTCAGGAATGAAGTGGATGTCCTCCTTTATGCGCTCGTCAAAGCGGTCCTTGACCTCCTTGAGCTTCCAGGTGTGCCCGCAGTTGCGGCACTTGAAGACTGCCTCTTCCTCCTCGAAGATTATCTCAGCGCCCTCTGCAATCGTTCCGGCGAACATCTGCTCCATCGCGAACTTCACTATGTCCTCGGCAACGTCCTGGAGCTCGCCGAGAACGACCTTAACGGCCTTTACCCTCTGAGCGCCCTCCTTCTGGGCGTAGTCGAGGACTGTCCTGACTATGGCATCAGCGAGAGCCCACTCGTGCATGGTATCACCGATGAAAATTAGCGTGCTACCTTAAAAATGGTGGGGTTTGGAACCGATGGTGAATGATTGGGGAAATCTTTCATTTGTCCAGAGGAGACTACGAGTTTCCTCAACGACATCACGAAAGGGTAGAAAGTCTTCTGCATATCCTCGCTCTTGAAGGTTGTTAAATGGCCAAAGGTAGTGGAGGTTCGTCTGTCAGCTGGGACGGTATATGGTTGTACTGGAACATCAGCCAAGAAATGAGGGAAGAGTAAGGTGTCAAGAGCCCTGTTCACAGTAAATTTCTCCCGTTCGGGTTAAAGCTTTATGCATGAGCCTTCTGCCCATCGTAAGTCCCCCCAAGGCCCTTCTCAACTGCAACCTCAACCGCCCTGTAGTAGCTCGGCACGTAGAGGCTCGGCTCGCGGAGGACGACACTCTCATCGACCCAGCTGACCTCTGTGAGCCCCTTTGGCTTGCCGTGTTTGACTATTTCCTCCCAGAGGCGTTTGTTTATGATGCAGCCAGGGTCGTCGCCCTTCAAGTAGAGCGTGTAGTGGTAGGCCTCGCACGACAGCCGCCGCAGATGTACTTGTAGGGGCACCTTCCGCACTGGCCCTCCCAGCTGTCCCTGTCGCGGAGGATGTTGAATATCCTACTGTTCTCCC encodes the following:
- a CDS encoding DUF3368 domain-containing protein, which produces MKVVSNTSPPIGLSNIGKLGILHEVFGKVFIPPAVRREFGGELPKWIEVTPPENRPLVSALSKLLGAGESEAIALAIDLGADFLILDDLKARKIARELGINVIGTAGVLLLAKKRGIVDEIKPLLTLLVEKGFRISDDVIRVILKAAGELNE
- a CDS encoding UPF0175 family protein, whose translation is MEGVTSTTLREFLGPKPERELLLLAAIELYREGRLSLGKAAEFAGLNLREFLYELRKRDVPINYTMKEAEADIKTIEGLE
- a CDS encoding Mrp/NBP35 family ATP-binding protein, encoding MIDPREIAISARLENVKRIIPVVSGKGGVGKSLVSTTLALALAEKGYRVGLLDLDFHGASDHVILGFEPKEFPEEDRGVVPPTVHGIKFMSIAYYTENRPTPLRGKEISDALIELLTITRWDELDYLVIDMPPGLGDQLLDVLRFLRRGEFLVVATPSKLALNVVEKLIQLLLEEKHKVLGLVENMILRSEQMDEEEDVRKLAERYGVPYLISIPFYPGLDAKIGNVEELMKTEFAEKIRELAEKL
- the hypA gene encoding hydrogenase nickel incorporation protein HypA, with protein sequence MHEWALADAIVRTVLDYAQKEGAQRVKAVKVVLGELQDVAEDIVKFAMEQMFAGTIAEGAEIIFEEEEAVFKCRNCGHTWKLKEVKDRFDERIKEDIHFIPEVVHAFLACPKCGSHDFEVVQGRGVYVAGIMIEKEGGV